The Candidatus Uhrbacteria bacterium genome has a segment encoding these proteins:
- a CDS encoding UDP-N-acetylmuramoyl-tripeptide--D-alanyl-D-alanine ligase — MAIQQMFERYLGKAAKAVIRRERLFVVAVTGSIGKSTAKQAIAAVLRSDLPEQRVRVTSKNYNNELGLPLTVFGKPAPGRNPFAWASLLATAFASRIGFWRSGLRMLVLEMGADKPGDITYLTSIAQPDVAVVTAIASEDSGATPVHAENYPSVDALIEEKSQLVRNLRTGGIAVLNADDARVFGMRHLTHEHVLTFGEADGSDVRLAKTSVRMEETSEGRKPIGLEISLECYQRTYELFIPGVYGRSIAYAVAAGVAVGQAMDIPEEQVTAMALAFTPMPGRTRIIEGIKRTTLFDDSYNASPSSTLSSLRDLAALQLTPGQRKAACLGEMRELGDTAQAMHRMVGAEAARLGLDLLVVCGIFAHAMAEGALANGMKPEAVKVIEDTPEAGLYLQDWIKPGDVILAKASEGTQKTKGVRMERVIKELMADPMRAEQLLVRQGAVWQRK, encoded by the coding sequence ATGGCGATACAACAAATGTTTGAACGATATCTCGGGAAGGCGGCTAAGGCCGTGATCCGTCGAGAGCGGTTGTTTGTTGTTGCTGTGACGGGGTCGATTGGGAAATCGACGGCGAAGCAGGCTATTGCTGCCGTGCTCCGATCTGATCTTCCTGAGCAGAGAGTCCGTGTTACCTCCAAGAATTATAATAACGAATTGGGTTTGCCGCTGACGGTTTTTGGTAAGCCCGCACCTGGGAGAAATCCATTTGCTTGGGCTTCTTTATTGGCCACAGCATTTGCGTCACGCATCGGTTTTTGGCGATCGGGTTTGCGCATGCTTGTTTTGGAGATGGGAGCGGATAAACCTGGCGACATCACGTATCTCACCTCGATCGCTCAACCGGATGTGGCAGTTGTGACAGCTATTGCTTCAGAGGATTCAGGCGCGACGCCGGTGCACGCAGAGAATTATCCTAGTGTAGATGCGCTTATTGAGGAAAAGTCTCAACTCGTACGTAACTTACGAACAGGGGGTATTGCCGTTTTGAACGCTGATGACGCTCGCGTGTTTGGGATGCGTCATCTCACCCATGAACATGTGCTTACTTTTGGTGAGGCTGATGGATCGGATGTGCGGCTTGCAAAGACGTCTGTACGTATGGAAGAGACTTCAGAAGGCCGCAAACCGATAGGCTTGGAGATCTCGCTCGAGTGCTATCAACGAACATATGAATTGTTCATTCCTGGAGTTTATGGTCGGTCAATTGCCTATGCCGTTGCTGCCGGTGTAGCCGTGGGTCAGGCGATGGATATTCCTGAGGAGCAGGTTACGGCTATGGCTTTGGCCTTTACTCCTATGCCAGGCAGAACAAGGATTATTGAAGGTATTAAGCGGACGACGCTATTTGATGATTCTTATAACGCATCGCCTTCATCGACGTTGTCTTCTTTGAGAGATTTGGCTGCTTTGCAGTTAACGCCAGGGCAGCGGAAAGCTGCTTGTCTTGGAGAGATGCGGGAACTAGGGGATACGGCTCAGGCAATGCATCGCATGGTTGGTGCGGAAGCAGCACGTTTAGGGCTTGATCTTTTGGTTGTTTGTGGTATCTTTGCGCACGCAATGGCTGAAGGAGCCTTGGCAAATGGCATGAAACCAGAGGCGGTAAAAGTTATAGAAGATACGCCGGAAGCCGGCCTCTATCTTCAAGACTGGATCAAGCCTGGAGATGTCATCTTGGCAAAAGCTTCTGAAGGGACGCAAAAAACCAAAGGCGTTCGCATGGAGCGGGTTATCAAGGAATTGATGGCTGATCCGATGCGCGCTGAACAGCTATTGGTTCGCCAGGGCGCTGTCTGGCAAAGAAAATAG
- a CDS encoding glycosyltransferase family 2 protein: MLDPKASSFVRERLQGVSLIDTPMDKRCRIVVVVPVHREPVHRVVNLLMSIARQRGLSEGMVEVLCVVNNGPDDGTKIWKAAQLANQLVLDLPLWRNRDGFGAHMRFPAEVLDACREIKESISVFAIDVPLLASGTVGEACNRGLAEAAVRFDRVGRNGVVVFLGADCIVDDPDYLFKALNLFESHPKLVAVSAGVRMVFDPDTRDEEKRAEIAHDIENVLRRKRMVFLERFRQGEDIGLMADDAFINIIARSADAAAWNGFPDWNRNEDSMFGYAAKRYAAEKGKEVKNVKDRLSIVAALRDSDRTAASLKSKLEEEKNRTSVTVEAYEALERLVGASKEGRELIDYLEEPAHILWENYPEK; the protein is encoded by the coding sequence GTGTTGGATCCCAAGGCCTCTTCTTTTGTACGTGAACGATTGCAGGGCGTATCGCTTATCGATACGCCTATGGATAAGCGTTGCCGTATTGTCGTTGTCGTTCCAGTTCATCGAGAACCCGTGCATCGCGTCGTGAATTTGCTCATGTCGATCGCGAGGCAGAGAGGCTTGAGCGAGGGGATGGTTGAGGTGCTGTGTGTTGTGAATAATGGTCCGGATGATGGAACGAAAATTTGGAAGGCGGCACAGCTAGCAAACCAACTTGTACTGGATCTTCCGCTTTGGCGGAATCGTGATGGGTTTGGTGCGCATATGCGATTTCCTGCCGAGGTATTGGATGCATGCCGCGAGATCAAGGAATCGATAAGCGTTTTTGCGATCGATGTTCCGTTACTGGCCAGTGGGACGGTTGGTGAGGCGTGTAATCGAGGACTTGCCGAAGCTGCGGTGCGATTTGATCGGGTAGGAAGGAATGGGGTTGTAGTATTTCTAGGAGCGGATTGTATTGTTGATGATCCGGACTATCTCTTTAAAGCGTTAAATCTTTTTGAATCGCATCCAAAACTCGTTGCCGTGTCTGCAGGAGTGCGGATGGTTTTTGATCCGGATACTCGTGATGAAGAGAAGCGTGCGGAAATTGCTCACGATATTGAGAATGTTTTGCGACGCAAGCGTATGGTGTTTTTGGAGCGCTTCCGACAAGGAGAGGATATTGGTTTGATGGCGGATGATGCGTTTATCAATATCATCGCACGATCGGCTGATGCGGCAGCGTGGAATGGTTTCCCGGATTGGAATCGAAATGAGGATTCTATGTTTGGTTATGCGGCAAAGCGTTATGCGGCGGAGAAAGGAAAAGAAGTAAAAAATGTGAAGGATCGATTGTCGATCGTTGCAGCACTGCGTGATTCTGATCGGACGGCGGCATCTTTAAAATCAAAATTGGAAGAAGAGAAAAATAGGACATCGGTTACGGTGGAAGCGTATGAGGCACTTGAGCGATTGGTCGGAGCTTCAAAGGAAGGACGGGAATTGATCGATTATTTGGAAGAGCCAGCCCATATCCTTTGGGAGAATTATCCGGAGAAGTAG
- a CDS encoding replication-associated recombination protein A, protein MADLFDFAAEKRRSGIQPMADRMRPRTIEELAGQVHIVGPDKPLRRLIDADEVPSMIFWGPPGSGKTTLAKLIASKTKSVFIELSAVMSGVNDIRQAMREAEANWKYRNQKTILFIDEIHRFNKAQQDSLLPYVENRTVTLIGATTENPSFEVISALLSRTRVFVLNKLEASDIETILKAALVDERGLGNKVDVAEGVVEALSGMADGDARHALNALELAAKSSKAEKGKKSVVTLVTIEDALQRSHLLYDKNGEEHYNIISALHKSMRGSDPGAALYWLGRMLEAGEDPLYVARRLVRFASEDIGMADPQALVQAITAYQASHAIGMPECNVILAQCVVYLSEAPKSNALYTAYHEVADDIRNLPNEPVPLHIRNAPTKLMKNLGYGKGYKYNPDFDGPVDQSYLPERLQDRQYWKRKPQG, encoded by the coding sequence ATGGCTGATTTGTTTGATTTTGCAGCAGAAAAGCGCCGTTCCGGCATTCAGCCGATGGCGGATCGGATGCGTCCGAGAACGATTGAGGAGCTTGCCGGGCAAGTGCATATTGTCGGACCTGATAAGCCTTTGCGTCGGTTGATTGATGCTGACGAGGTTCCTTCAATGATTTTTTGGGGCCCGCCAGGAAGTGGCAAGACGACATTAGCTAAATTAATCGCCAGCAAGACGAAATCTGTTTTTATTGAGCTTTCTGCCGTGATGAGCGGTGTGAATGATATTCGGCAAGCGATGCGGGAGGCCGAGGCGAATTGGAAGTATCGTAATCAGAAAACGATTTTGTTTATTGATGAAATCCATCGTTTTAATAAAGCGCAGCAGGATTCGCTTTTGCCGTATGTTGAAAATCGAACGGTGACGCTGATCGGAGCGACGACGGAAAATCCGAGCTTTGAGGTGATCTCCGCCTTGCTCTCGCGTACGCGTGTTTTTGTTTTGAATAAATTGGAAGCTTCTGACATTGAAACGATTTTGAAGGCAGCTCTTGTTGATGAGCGTGGGTTAGGAAATAAGGTTGATGTTGCGGAAGGTGTTGTAGAGGCTTTATCCGGAATGGCTGATGGAGATGCGCGACATGCTCTGAATGCTCTTGAGCTTGCGGCGAAATCGTCCAAGGCGGAAAAAGGAAAGAAGTCTGTCGTTACGCTTGTTACGATAGAGGATGCGTTACAGCGGAGTCATTTGCTTTACGATAAGAATGGGGAAGAGCATTACAACATCATCTCGGCACTGCATAAGTCGATGCGCGGCTCGGATCCCGGGGCGGCTTTGTATTGGTTGGGTCGAATGTTGGAGGCGGGGGAAGATCCGCTCTACGTTGCTCGTAGATTGGTTCGATTTGCATCGGAGGATATCGGGATGGCTGATCCGCAGGCACTGGTGCAGGCGATAACGGCGTATCAGGCGAGCCATGCGATCGGCATGCCGGAGTGCAATGTGATTTTGGCGCAATGCGTTGTTTATTTATCGGAGGCTCCAAAGTCGAATGCGCTTTACACGGCTTATCACGAAGTTGCTGATGATATTCGGAATCTGCCAAATGAGCCGGTGCCGCTTCATATACGGAATGCGCCGACAAAATTGATGAAAAACTTGGGCTATGGAAAGGGTTATAAGTATAATCCTGATTTTGACGGTCCTGTGGATCAGTCGTATTTGCCGGAACGCTTGCAGGATCGACAGTATTGGAAGAGAAAGCCACAAGGTTGA